The Spirochaetaceae bacterium DNA window AACTTTGCCGAAGGTACCAAAGAATTGGCCGAAATGGTTGCCAAAGTTAAAGCTAACGGCGGCACCAGCGTAATTGGCGGCGGCGATAGTGTAGCAGCTGTCAATAAGTTTGGTCTTGCCGCACAAATGAGCCATGTTTCCACCGGCGGTGGCGCCAGCTTAGAATACCTAGAGGGTAAAACCTTACCGGGTATTGCAGCGCTTAATAAGTAAAGTTTTGCCTTATTAAATGAATTTATTATAGTAACCCGCTTATTAAAAGCGGGTTACTATTAAATATTTTAAATAATTTCGGAGCTATCGGCAGATAGTTCGCTTAAGTTAGTAATAAGCTCGGTCATAGCTGCGGCAAATACTTTAATTTTCTCCGACATATCAGAGATTAAATTATCTGTATCGGTAGAGCGCGTAGACGAAAGGTTAATCCCGTCAATAATACCGGAGAGTGTTTTAGAGATATTTTGCGAATTTTCCCCCGTCGTTTCAGAGAGCCGCCGAATCTCGCCGGCTACCACCGCAAAGCCCTTACCCATGGCTCCGGCATGAGCGGCCTCGATAGAGGCATTTATGGAAAGCAAGCTGGTATTGGTAGCAATATCACTGATAATTTTTATGGCCGAATCG harbors:
- the pgk gene encoding phosphoglycerate kinase; translated protein: QILLPIDHQAAEEFADVAPTYVDDINLPDNLMGLDVGPKTLETYQNVIATAKTVVWNGPVGVFEFANFAEGTKELAEMVAKVKANGGTSVIGGGDSVAAVNKFGLAAQMSHVSTGGGASLEYLEGKTLPGIAALNK